From Phycodurus eques isolate BA_2022a chromosome 1, UOR_Pequ_1.1, whole genome shotgun sequence, one genomic window encodes:
- the ptpn11b gene encoding tyrosine-protein phosphatase non-receptor type 11b isoform X1: MTSRRWFHPNITGIEAEQLLLTRGVHGSFLARPSKSNPGDFTLSVRRNDEVTHIKIQNSGDCYDLYGGEKFATLAELVQYYTEQQDLLRERNGHVIELKYPLNCKDPTSERWYHGHLSGRDAEKLLTEKGKAGSFLVRESQSKPGDFVLSVLTHEEKHENVDRKTKVTHVMIRYQQDGKYDVGGGERFDTLADLVDHYKKNPMVEKSGIVVHLKQPFNATRINAANIENRVRELNKVADNSEKPKQGFWEEFEVLQQQECKLLYPRKEGMKPENKSKNRYKNILPFDTTRVEIRDADPDVPGSDYINANYIRGSQEEGRQADDDKFFIATQGCLQNTVSDFWKMVHQENTHVIVMTTKEMERGRNKCVCYWPNLHATVEFGRVLVRNVDERPSQDYILRKLEVTRLDRGEPLRYIWHYQYLSWPDHGVPNEPGGVLWFLEEINRTQRTIPESGPIVVHCSAGIGRTGTIIVIDILIDIINRQGLDCDIDIPKIIQRVRQQRSGMVQTEAQYKFIYMAVQQYIDTAQKRLEEEQRSKMKEREYSNIKYPPMANSRSKLNMASSRSSSVMTNEDSSSVYENINFKSPQTSFSSNTRR; the protein is encoded by the exons ATGACATCCCGGAG gTGGTTCCACCCCAACATCACCGGAATCGAAGCAGAGCAGCTCCTGTTGACCAGGGGTGTCCACGGCAGTTTCCTGGCCCGGCCCAGCAAGAGCAATCCGGGGGATTTCACCCTTTCAGTCAG GCGCAACGATGAGGTGACCCACATCAAGATCCAGAACTCCGGGGACTGCTATGACCTGTACGGGGGCGAGAAGTTCGCCACGCTGGCCGAGCTGGTGCAGTACTACACCGAACAACAGGACCTGCTGCGCGAGAGGAACGGCCATGTCATCGAGCTCAAGTACCCGCTCAACTGCAAAGACCCCACGTCTGAGAG GTGGTACCACGGCCACCTCTCTGGCCGAGACGCTGAGAAACTGCTCACAGAAAAAGGCAAGGCCGGCAGCTTCCTGGTTCGAGAGAGCCAGAGCAAACCGGGCGACTTTGTCCTCTCGGTTCTCACCCACGAGGAGAAGCACGAGAACGTCGACCGCAAGACCAAAGTCACCCACGTGATGATCCGCTACCAG CAGGATGGTAAATATGACGTAGGCGGTGGCGAGAGGTTCGACACCCTGGCAGATCTGGTGGATCACTACAAAAAGAACCCCATGGTGGAGAAGAGCGGCATCGTAGTGCACCTCAAACAG CCCTTCAATGCCACAAGGATAAATGCAGCTAACATTGAGAATCGAGTACGAGAGCTCAACAAGGTAGCAGACAATTCAGAGAAGCCCAAACAAGGATTTTGGGAAGAATTTGAG GTACTTCAACAGCAAGAGTGCAAGCTGCTGTATCCCCGGAAGGAAGGCATGAAACCAGAAAACAAGAGTAAAAACAGATACAAGAATATCCTCCCTT TTGACACGACTCGGGTTGAAATTCGAGACGCAGATCCAGATGTTCCCGGTTCAGACTACATCAACGCCAACTACATTAGA GGCTCGCAGGAAGAGGGGCGCCAGGCGGACGACGACAAATTCTTCATCGCCACCCAAGGGTGCCTACAGAATACTGTCAGTGACTTCTGGAAGATGGTGCATCAGGAGAACACGCACGTCATCGTCATGACCACGAAGGAGATGGAGAGAGGACGG AACAAATGCGTCTGTTACTGGCCCAACCTTCACGCCACCGTGGAGTTTGGAAGGGTGCTGGTGAGAAATGTGGACGAGCGACCGTCTCAGGACTACATCCTTCGGAAGTTGGAGGTGACCCGTCTGGACCGG GGAGAACCTCTGAGGTACATCTGGCATTACCAATACCTGAGTTGGCCAGACCACGGAGTTCCCAACGAGCCCGGAGGAGTCCTTTGGTTTCTCGAGGAGATCAACCGGACCCAGAGGACCATTCCAGAATCTGGTCCCATTGTCGTCCACTGCAG TGCCGGCATTGGAAGGACGGGCACCATTATCGTCATTGACATCCTCATTGATATTATTAACCGCCAAG GCCTTGATTGTGATATTGACATCCCGAAGATCATCCAGAGGGTGCGGCAGCAGCGGTCCGGCATGGTACAGACAGAGGCCCAGTACAAATTCATCTACATGGCCGTGCAGCAGTACATAGACACAGCCCAGAAAAGACTGGAAGAAGAGCAG AGGAGTAAAATGAAGGAGAGAGAGTACTCCAACATCAAATATCCTCCCATGGCCAACTCAAGGTCTAAACTCAACATGGCGTCGTCACGCTCTTCGTCTGT AATGACAAACGAGGATTCTTCAAGTGTGTACGAGAACATCAACTTTAAAAGCCCGCAGACGTCCTTCAGCAGTAACACGAGGAGGTAA
- the ptpn11b gene encoding tyrosine-protein phosphatase non-receptor type 11b isoform X3 has product MTSRRWFHPNITGIEAEQLLLTRGVHGSFLARPSKSNPGDFTLSVRRNDEVTHIKIQNSGDCYDLYGGEKFATLAELVQYYTEQQDLLRERNGHVIELKYPLNCKDPTSERWYHGHLSGRDAEKLLTEKGKAGSFLVRESQSKPGDFVLSVLTHEEKHENVDRKTKVTHVMIRYQQDGKYDVGGGERFDTLADLVDHYKKNPMVEKSGIVVHLKQPFNATRINAANIENRVRELNKVADNSEKPKQGFWEEFEVLQQQECKLLYPRKEGMKPENKSKNRYKNILPFDTTRVEIRDADPDVPGSDYINANYIRGSQEEGRQADDDKFFIATQGCLQNTVSDFWKMVHQENTHVIVMTTKEMERGRGEPLRYIWHYQYLSWPDHGVPNEPGGVLWFLEEINRTQRTIPESGPIVVHCSAGIGRTGTIIVIDILIDIINRQGLDCDIDIPKIIQRVRQQRSGMVQTEAQYKFIYMAVQQYIDTAQKRLEEEQRSKMKEREYSNIKYPPMANSRSKLNMASSRSSSVMTNEDSSSVYENINFKSPQTSFSSNTRR; this is encoded by the exons ATGACATCCCGGAG gTGGTTCCACCCCAACATCACCGGAATCGAAGCAGAGCAGCTCCTGTTGACCAGGGGTGTCCACGGCAGTTTCCTGGCCCGGCCCAGCAAGAGCAATCCGGGGGATTTCACCCTTTCAGTCAG GCGCAACGATGAGGTGACCCACATCAAGATCCAGAACTCCGGGGACTGCTATGACCTGTACGGGGGCGAGAAGTTCGCCACGCTGGCCGAGCTGGTGCAGTACTACACCGAACAACAGGACCTGCTGCGCGAGAGGAACGGCCATGTCATCGAGCTCAAGTACCCGCTCAACTGCAAAGACCCCACGTCTGAGAG GTGGTACCACGGCCACCTCTCTGGCCGAGACGCTGAGAAACTGCTCACAGAAAAAGGCAAGGCCGGCAGCTTCCTGGTTCGAGAGAGCCAGAGCAAACCGGGCGACTTTGTCCTCTCGGTTCTCACCCACGAGGAGAAGCACGAGAACGTCGACCGCAAGACCAAAGTCACCCACGTGATGATCCGCTACCAG CAGGATGGTAAATATGACGTAGGCGGTGGCGAGAGGTTCGACACCCTGGCAGATCTGGTGGATCACTACAAAAAGAACCCCATGGTGGAGAAGAGCGGCATCGTAGTGCACCTCAAACAG CCCTTCAATGCCACAAGGATAAATGCAGCTAACATTGAGAATCGAGTACGAGAGCTCAACAAGGTAGCAGACAATTCAGAGAAGCCCAAACAAGGATTTTGGGAAGAATTTGAG GTACTTCAACAGCAAGAGTGCAAGCTGCTGTATCCCCGGAAGGAAGGCATGAAACCAGAAAACAAGAGTAAAAACAGATACAAGAATATCCTCCCTT TTGACACGACTCGGGTTGAAATTCGAGACGCAGATCCAGATGTTCCCGGTTCAGACTACATCAACGCCAACTACATTAGA GGCTCGCAGGAAGAGGGGCGCCAGGCGGACGACGACAAATTCTTCATCGCCACCCAAGGGTGCCTACAGAATACTGTCAGTGACTTCTGGAAGATGGTGCATCAGGAGAACACGCACGTCATCGTCATGACCACGAAGGAGATGGAGAGAGGACGG GGAGAACCTCTGAGGTACATCTGGCATTACCAATACCTGAGTTGGCCAGACCACGGAGTTCCCAACGAGCCCGGAGGAGTCCTTTGGTTTCTCGAGGAGATCAACCGGACCCAGAGGACCATTCCAGAATCTGGTCCCATTGTCGTCCACTGCAG TGCCGGCATTGGAAGGACGGGCACCATTATCGTCATTGACATCCTCATTGATATTATTAACCGCCAAG GCCTTGATTGTGATATTGACATCCCGAAGATCATCCAGAGGGTGCGGCAGCAGCGGTCCGGCATGGTACAGACAGAGGCCCAGTACAAATTCATCTACATGGCCGTGCAGCAGTACATAGACACAGCCCAGAAAAGACTGGAAGAAGAGCAG AGGAGTAAAATGAAGGAGAGAGAGTACTCCAACATCAAATATCCTCCCATGGCCAACTCAAGGTCTAAACTCAACATGGCGTCGTCACGCTCTTCGTCTGT AATGACAAACGAGGATTCTTCAAGTGTGTACGAGAACATCAACTTTAAAAGCCCGCAGACGTCCTTCAGCAGTAACACGAGGAGGTAA
- the ptpn11b gene encoding tyrosine-protein phosphatase non-receptor type 11b isoform X2, with translation MTSRRWFHPNITGIEAEQLLLTRGVHGSFLARPSKSNPGDFTLSVRRNDEVTHIKIQNSGDCYDLYGGEKFATLAELVQYYTEQQDLLRERNGHVIELKYPLNCKDPTSERWYHGHLSGRDAEKLLTEKGKAGSFLVRESQSKPGDFVLSVLTHEEKHENVDRKTKVTHVMIRYQDGKYDVGGGERFDTLADLVDHYKKNPMVEKSGIVVHLKQPFNATRINAANIENRVRELNKVADNSEKPKQGFWEEFEVLQQQECKLLYPRKEGMKPENKSKNRYKNILPFDTTRVEIRDADPDVPGSDYINANYIRGSQEEGRQADDDKFFIATQGCLQNTVSDFWKMVHQENTHVIVMTTKEMERGRNKCVCYWPNLHATVEFGRVLVRNVDERPSQDYILRKLEVTRLDRGEPLRYIWHYQYLSWPDHGVPNEPGGVLWFLEEINRTQRTIPESGPIVVHCSAGIGRTGTIIVIDILIDIINRQGLDCDIDIPKIIQRVRQQRSGMVQTEAQYKFIYMAVQQYIDTAQKRLEEEQRSKMKEREYSNIKYPPMANSRSKLNMASSRSSSVMTNEDSSSVYENINFKSPQTSFSSNTRR, from the exons ATGACATCCCGGAG gTGGTTCCACCCCAACATCACCGGAATCGAAGCAGAGCAGCTCCTGTTGACCAGGGGTGTCCACGGCAGTTTCCTGGCCCGGCCCAGCAAGAGCAATCCGGGGGATTTCACCCTTTCAGTCAG GCGCAACGATGAGGTGACCCACATCAAGATCCAGAACTCCGGGGACTGCTATGACCTGTACGGGGGCGAGAAGTTCGCCACGCTGGCCGAGCTGGTGCAGTACTACACCGAACAACAGGACCTGCTGCGCGAGAGGAACGGCCATGTCATCGAGCTCAAGTACCCGCTCAACTGCAAAGACCCCACGTCTGAGAG GTGGTACCACGGCCACCTCTCTGGCCGAGACGCTGAGAAACTGCTCACAGAAAAAGGCAAGGCCGGCAGCTTCCTGGTTCGAGAGAGCCAGAGCAAACCGGGCGACTTTGTCCTCTCGGTTCTCACCCACGAGGAGAAGCACGAGAACGTCGACCGCAAGACCAAAGTCACCCACGTGATGATCCGCTACCAG GATGGTAAATATGACGTAGGCGGTGGCGAGAGGTTCGACACCCTGGCAGATCTGGTGGATCACTACAAAAAGAACCCCATGGTGGAGAAGAGCGGCATCGTAGTGCACCTCAAACAG CCCTTCAATGCCACAAGGATAAATGCAGCTAACATTGAGAATCGAGTACGAGAGCTCAACAAGGTAGCAGACAATTCAGAGAAGCCCAAACAAGGATTTTGGGAAGAATTTGAG GTACTTCAACAGCAAGAGTGCAAGCTGCTGTATCCCCGGAAGGAAGGCATGAAACCAGAAAACAAGAGTAAAAACAGATACAAGAATATCCTCCCTT TTGACACGACTCGGGTTGAAATTCGAGACGCAGATCCAGATGTTCCCGGTTCAGACTACATCAACGCCAACTACATTAGA GGCTCGCAGGAAGAGGGGCGCCAGGCGGACGACGACAAATTCTTCATCGCCACCCAAGGGTGCCTACAGAATACTGTCAGTGACTTCTGGAAGATGGTGCATCAGGAGAACACGCACGTCATCGTCATGACCACGAAGGAGATGGAGAGAGGACGG AACAAATGCGTCTGTTACTGGCCCAACCTTCACGCCACCGTGGAGTTTGGAAGGGTGCTGGTGAGAAATGTGGACGAGCGACCGTCTCAGGACTACATCCTTCGGAAGTTGGAGGTGACCCGTCTGGACCGG GGAGAACCTCTGAGGTACATCTGGCATTACCAATACCTGAGTTGGCCAGACCACGGAGTTCCCAACGAGCCCGGAGGAGTCCTTTGGTTTCTCGAGGAGATCAACCGGACCCAGAGGACCATTCCAGAATCTGGTCCCATTGTCGTCCACTGCAG TGCCGGCATTGGAAGGACGGGCACCATTATCGTCATTGACATCCTCATTGATATTATTAACCGCCAAG GCCTTGATTGTGATATTGACATCCCGAAGATCATCCAGAGGGTGCGGCAGCAGCGGTCCGGCATGGTACAGACAGAGGCCCAGTACAAATTCATCTACATGGCCGTGCAGCAGTACATAGACACAGCCCAGAAAAGACTGGAAGAAGAGCAG AGGAGTAAAATGAAGGAGAGAGAGTACTCCAACATCAAATATCCTCCCATGGCCAACTCAAGGTCTAAACTCAACATGGCGTCGTCACGCTCTTCGTCTGT AATGACAAACGAGGATTCTTCAAGTGTGTACGAGAACATCAACTTTAAAAGCCCGCAGACGTCCTTCAGCAGTAACACGAGGAGGTAA
- the ptpn11b gene encoding tyrosine-protein phosphatase non-receptor type 11b isoform X4, which translates to MTSRRWFHPNITGIEAEQLLLTRGVHGSFLARPSKSNPGDFTLSVRRNDEVTHIKIQNSGDCYDLYGGEKFATLAELVQYYTEQQDLLRERNGHVIELKYPLNCKDPTSERWYHGHLSGRDAEKLLTEKGKAGSFLVRESQSKPGDFVLSVLTHEEKHENVDRKTKVTHVMIRYQQDGKYDVGGGERFDTLADLVDHYKKNPMVEKSGIVVHLKQPFNATRINAANIENRVRELNKVADNSEKPKQGFWEEFEVLQQQECKLLYPRKEGMKPENKSKNRYKNILPFDTTRVEIRDADPDVPGSDYINANYIRGSQEEGRQADDDKFFIATQGCLQNTVSDFWKMVHQENTHVIVMTTKEMERGRNKCVCYWPNLHATVEFGRVLVRNVDERPSQDYILRKLEVTRLDRGEPLRYIWHYQYLSWPDHGVPNEPGGVLWFLEEINRTQRTIPESGPIVVHCSAGIGRTGTIIVIDILIDIINRQDHPEGAAAAVRHGTDRGPVQIHLHGRAAVHRHSPEKTGRRAEE; encoded by the exons ATGACATCCCGGAG gTGGTTCCACCCCAACATCACCGGAATCGAAGCAGAGCAGCTCCTGTTGACCAGGGGTGTCCACGGCAGTTTCCTGGCCCGGCCCAGCAAGAGCAATCCGGGGGATTTCACCCTTTCAGTCAG GCGCAACGATGAGGTGACCCACATCAAGATCCAGAACTCCGGGGACTGCTATGACCTGTACGGGGGCGAGAAGTTCGCCACGCTGGCCGAGCTGGTGCAGTACTACACCGAACAACAGGACCTGCTGCGCGAGAGGAACGGCCATGTCATCGAGCTCAAGTACCCGCTCAACTGCAAAGACCCCACGTCTGAGAG GTGGTACCACGGCCACCTCTCTGGCCGAGACGCTGAGAAACTGCTCACAGAAAAAGGCAAGGCCGGCAGCTTCCTGGTTCGAGAGAGCCAGAGCAAACCGGGCGACTTTGTCCTCTCGGTTCTCACCCACGAGGAGAAGCACGAGAACGTCGACCGCAAGACCAAAGTCACCCACGTGATGATCCGCTACCAG CAGGATGGTAAATATGACGTAGGCGGTGGCGAGAGGTTCGACACCCTGGCAGATCTGGTGGATCACTACAAAAAGAACCCCATGGTGGAGAAGAGCGGCATCGTAGTGCACCTCAAACAG CCCTTCAATGCCACAAGGATAAATGCAGCTAACATTGAGAATCGAGTACGAGAGCTCAACAAGGTAGCAGACAATTCAGAGAAGCCCAAACAAGGATTTTGGGAAGAATTTGAG GTACTTCAACAGCAAGAGTGCAAGCTGCTGTATCCCCGGAAGGAAGGCATGAAACCAGAAAACAAGAGTAAAAACAGATACAAGAATATCCTCCCTT TTGACACGACTCGGGTTGAAATTCGAGACGCAGATCCAGATGTTCCCGGTTCAGACTACATCAACGCCAACTACATTAGA GGCTCGCAGGAAGAGGGGCGCCAGGCGGACGACGACAAATTCTTCATCGCCACCCAAGGGTGCCTACAGAATACTGTCAGTGACTTCTGGAAGATGGTGCATCAGGAGAACACGCACGTCATCGTCATGACCACGAAGGAGATGGAGAGAGGACGG AACAAATGCGTCTGTTACTGGCCCAACCTTCACGCCACCGTGGAGTTTGGAAGGGTGCTGGTGAGAAATGTGGACGAGCGACCGTCTCAGGACTACATCCTTCGGAAGTTGGAGGTGACCCGTCTGGACCGG GGAGAACCTCTGAGGTACATCTGGCATTACCAATACCTGAGTTGGCCAGACCACGGAGTTCCCAACGAGCCCGGAGGAGTCCTTTGGTTTCTCGAGGAGATCAACCGGACCCAGAGGACCATTCCAGAATCTGGTCCCATTGTCGTCCACTGCAG TGCCGGCATTGGAAGGACGGGCACCATTATCGTCATTGACATCCTCATTGATATTATTAACCGCCAAG ATCATCCAGAGGGTGCGGCAGCAGCGGTCCGGCATGGTACAGACAGAGGCCCAGTACAAATTCATCTACATGGCCGTGCAGCAGTACATAGACACAGCCCAGAAAAGACTGGAAGAAGAGCAG AGGAGTAA